A section of the Flavobacterium sp. CG_23.5 genome encodes:
- a CDS encoding ZIP family metal transporter, with amino-acid sequence MNYLFPLLSVLLGYGIALVLKPNNKTNLKLLLAFSGSFLLSLTVMHLLPEVYESKNSNIGLFIMLGILFQIILEFFSKGAEHGHVHGHANMNHIPWLLFISLCIHAFLEGFPLSHHSDLALGIAVHHLPIAIILTTFFINANLNKTAIFIFMITFAIMTPLGTFSSGYLPILNQYYNEITAVVIGILFHISSTIIFESSEGHKFNIAKVSMIILGIGLAYFI; translated from the coding sequence ATGAATTATCTTTTTCCATTACTTTCGGTACTTTTAGGGTACGGTATCGCTTTAGTTTTGAAACCAAACAACAAAACCAATCTCAAATTACTGTTGGCCTTTAGTGGTTCGTTTTTGCTTTCATTGACCGTGATGCATTTATTACCTGAAGTTTATGAAAGTAAAAACAGCAATATTGGACTTTTTATTATGTTGGGAATTTTATTCCAAATCATACTCGAATTTTTTTCCAAAGGCGCCGAACACGGCCATGTTCATGGACATGCAAACATGAATCATATTCCTTGGCTTTTGTTTATCAGCCTTTGTATTCACGCTTTTTTAGAAGGATTTCCATTAAGCCATCATAGTGATTTAGCGCTTGGAATTGCCGTACACCATCTACCTATTGCGATCATTCTTACAACATTTTTTATCAATGCAAATTTAAATAAAACAGCCATTTTTATTTTCATGATCACTTTTGCGATTATGACACCGCTGGGAACGTTTTCATCGGGTTATTTGCCTATATTAAATCAATATTATAACGAAATAACTGCCGTTGTAATTGGGATATTATTTCATATTTCATCCACGATTATTTTCGAAAGCAGCGAAGGACACAAATTCAATATCGCCAAGGTTTCTATGATTATTTTAGGAATTGGATTGGCGTATTTTATATAA